In Babylonia areolata isolate BAREFJ2019XMU chromosome 19, ASM4173473v1, whole genome shotgun sequence, a single window of DNA contains:
- the LOC143293486 gene encoding mitogen-activated protein kinase kinase kinase 20-like — MDSEVEGVGELHEIELNDLVLYERCGGGTFGSVHRALWRSQNMIVAVKRLLVLEKEAQVLSVLSHKNIIRFYGAVIQDPNFCLVTEYASNGSLYAYLQNPENELDFKQIIKWAEEIARGMHYLHFEAPVKVIHRDLKSKNVVICEDWTCKLCDFGASRFIGSTTKMSLAGTFPWMAPEVIQSMPVSESCDTWSYGVVLWELLTHEVPFNGIDGFQVAWLIVEKGERLMIPSECPPLFAQLMEQCWDVDPKKRPSFKHILHRLHTMLEDESLPGVTNSFLEHRSIWRKEIQTTLDRLKRAESNLSLKERELKERELRLKEREQNLEQQFNVVDLDDHDVNTWRDVDVYQWVMKLGSTGHYVDIAQYAECFLQNHINGRRLMRLTKNELRSMGVTSVGHIMDLSTEIELLKAHNTRLLNFPPLAKETAASLFNMPSEQKTVSLTLIFGHHLRAGASPEESKWKMYMELDEEDTVETNPMCLVHDVAFVCKNPAFGTFRLSYPPFIMDKWCQGTVPNMTVECVVSYETCVLKPKSTHFLYQLDNRSSCSTQKTVSLTLEHTRASSPTSSVASGTVVSPGMSDSVSPVPSRGRLVHSSSSSSLQGVWKKSFVPVTLPSTSKAQPDLWASIVAGRPRSGSIPAKPIPGTTLTLSPDPQIPSSAHPLRSQSLSGPSYPALSETVGRGGGGGDTAEDKQNKVKFVLEEAGSSVGSQTSTESGFSDYRMNNNTGSYADACKKTSGVQGVGGGKDGVDDRTVSPSGGAGNVKREQMTNKGGDRGNRDFYTRQPFHEDRYRERRGNNHPRGGYYDHRGGNSRGGYYGNRGQGRGGQYGAGRGRGRREVGYGGRDEPMWGRQGSRQARSEPAFSGQDPQDGRSLRRAVSDRPPDTPPVM, encoded by the exons ATGGATTCAGAAGTTGAAGGAGTTGGAGAGCTGCATGAAATAGAACTGAACGACCTGGTCTTATATGAACGATGTGGGGGAGGCACATTTGGAAGTGTGCATCGTGCTTTGTGGCGGTCACAAAACATGATTGTTGCTGTCAAAAGATTGTTAGTGTTGGAGAAAGAG GCCCAAGTGCTGAGTGTGCTGAGCCATAAAAACATCATTCGTTTCTATGGTGCTGTCATCCAGGATCCAAACTTCTGCTTGGTCACAG AATATGCCTCAAATGGATCACTGTATGCATATCTGCAAAACCCCGAGAATGAACTGGATTTCAAACAGATCATCAAATGGGCTGAGGAAATTGCTAGAG GAATGCATTATCTTCACTTTGAAGCCCCTGTCAAAGTCATCCACAGAGACTTGAAATCTAAAAATG ttgttaTCTGTGAGGATTGGACTTGCAAG CTGTGTGATTTTGGAGCGTCACGGTTTATCGGGAGCACAACCAAGATGTCCCTGGCAGGGACGTTTCCCTGGATGGCGCCAGAAGTTATTCAGAGCATGCCAGTGTCAGAGTCCTGTGACACCTGGTCCTATGGCGTG GTGCTGTGGGAGTTGCTGACACATGAAGTGCCATTCAACGGCATTGACGGCTTCCAGGTAGCGTGGCTGATTGTGGAGAAAGGGGAG AGGCTGATGATTCCGTCCGAGTGTCCCCCCCTGTTTGCCCAGCTGATGGAGCAGTGCTGGGATGTGGACCCCAAGAAACGGCCCTCCTTCAAACACATCCTGCACAGGCTCCACACCATGCTGGAGGATG agtcCCTTCCAGGAGTGACCAACTCATTCTTGGAACACAGGAGTATATGGCG GAAGGAAATCCAGACCACTctggacagactgaagagagCCGAGAGTAACCTCAGCCTGAAGGAGCGAGAACTGAAGGAGAGGGAACTCCGACTGAAAGAACGGGAGCAAAATCTGGAACAGCAGTTTAATGTTGTG GATCTAGATGACCATGACGTGAACACTTGGCGTGATGTGGACGTG TACCAGTGGGTGATGAAATTAGGATCCACAG gGCACTATGTGGACATCGCACAATACGCAGAGTGCTTTCTGCAGAACCACATCAACGGTCGACGGTTGATGCGTTTAACAAAGAATGAGCTTCGTTCCATGGGTGTCACCAGTGTTGGGCATATTATGGAtctgagt ACGGAAATAGAATTGCTGAAAGCCCACAACACCCGTCTCCTCAACTTCCCACCTCTAGCAAAG GAGACGGCAGCCTCCCTCTTTAACATGCCCTCAGAGCAGAAGACTGTCAGCCTCACTCTTATCTTTGGTCACCATCTGCGAGCAGGCGCTTCACCAGAG GAAAGCAAGTGGAAGATGTATATGGAGCTGGATGAGGAAGACACAGTGGAAACCAACCCCATGTGTCTGGTGCATGATGTGGCCTTTGTCTGCAAGAACCCGGCCTTCGGCACATTCAGGCTCtcctat CCTCCTTTCATCATGGACAAGTGGTGTCAGGGCACTGTGCCAAACATGACTGTGGAGTGTGTGGTCAGCTACGAG ACCTGTGTGCTGAAGCCGAAGTCGACCCACTTCCTGTACCAGTTGGACAACAGGTCTTCGTGCTCCACACAGAAAACGGTGTCCCTAACCCTGGAGCACACAAGGGCTAGCTCCCCGACCAGCAGCGTGGCCAGTGGTACCGTGGTCTCTCCAGGGATGTCGGATTCCGTTTCCCCAGTGCCCAGCCGTGGACGTCTggttcacagcagcagcagttcctcGCTGCAAGGGGTGTGGAAGAAATCGTTCGTTCCTGTCACTCTGCCCAGCACTTCGAaag ctcaaCCAGATCTGTGGGCCAGCATTGTGGCTGGGCGCCCCCGGTCAGGTTCTATTCCTGCCAAACCCATCCCTGGCACCACCTTGACCCTGAGTCCTGACCCTCAGATCCCAAGCTCCGCCCACCCGCTGCGAAGTCAATCCCTGAGTGGCCCATCCTACCCAGCCCTGTCGGAGAcggtgggaagaggtggtggtggtggtgacacagCCGAAGATAAGCAGAACAAAGTGAAGTTTGTGCTGGAGGAAGCAGGGTCCTCAGTGGGATCACAGACCAGCACAGAGAGCGGGTTCAGTGATTACCGTATGAACAACAACACAGGGTCCTATGCTGATGCCTGCAAGAAAACATCAGGGGTgcagggcgtggggggtgggaaaGATGGAGTGGATGATAGGACCGTGTCTCCTTCAGGAGGTGCAGGGAACGTGAAAAGAGAGCAGATGACAAACAAGGGAGGAGATCGCGGAAACAGAGACTTCTACACAAGGCAGCCATTCCatgaagacagatacagagaaaggaggggaaacAATCACCCCAGGGGAGGGTATTATGATCACAGGGGAGGTAACAGCAGGGGAGGTTATTACGGCAACAggggacagggcaggggagggcagTACGGGGCAGGGCGAGGTCGGGGCCGGAGAGaggtggggtatggggggcgTGACGAGCCGATGTGGGGGCGACAGGGAAGTCGCCAGGCCCGAAGTGAGCCGGCCTTCTCTGGACAGGACCCCCAGGATGGCCGCAGCTTGCGTCGTGCAGTCAGTGACCGGCCCCCCGACACCCCACCTGTCATGTGA
- the LOC143293485 gene encoding uncharacterized protein LOC143293485, producing the protein MPRKKHNTLKTAHFGSASKKQALKMQKMREAKKRKAEEGDEVLDSDIEHGPRVSLVETDEVAADFREQIPESASAKKIRLVQEYNRKTNNFNDQDVYGQREWCLFDVGQLNRLLNDMTCPMCEDSSVQLFLDEKMGLSRTVVLKCKQCTYSKSENSSPRIFDSDRGDRPFDVNQRAVMFSMEAGGGFAVLNKFCAIFGMPNMSENTYQRIHKVACSVSRDTCDILQRNVHTIVKDTYNELHPRELDAVEDFYHEDAELGCWEIDDGIPWIDVTFDGTWQRRGFVSHYGVGAVIEVITGFVIDWHVLSTYCHMCKLKENENLSEAQWNEWMDEHEAECQRNHHASAKAMERDAALFLWNNSVERTGFRYRTMLSDGDSAAFSAVERAKPYGDNRLVTKLECTNHVHKRIGTALRKLAKEEKLGGKGSGRLTLPKCKRLQNYFRGAILDPCNKTEDDLRNAVWATLFHSASTDEDPHHFRCPHGPDSWCFFNKALSLGQQPGPHAENLGTAVSREVFSKLVPLYKRMTSSHLLKRIMHKKTQNVNESFHSLLWTILPKNRFFGKRRVEAAVANAVGKFNQGNNHLTEMMNMFSMDVNEHTLAIVRQQDNTRLKKAEATSQEQFVIHRRRQRLQNQAAQAEQQAEEGPVYGPGLLADE; encoded by the exons ATGCCGCGAAAGAAACATAACACGCTGAAAACGGCCCATTTTGGTTCTGCATCAAAAAAACAAGCTTTAAAGATGCAGAAAATGCGTGAAGCAAAGAAACGAAAGGCTGAAGAAGGTGACGAAGTGTTGGATTCTGACATCGAACATGGGCCGCGCGTTTCCTTAGTTGAAACAGATGAAGTTGCTGCTGATTTTCGTGAACAGATTCCAGAGTCAGCCTCAGCCAAAAAGATAAGACTTGTGCAGGAGTACAACCGGAAGACCAACAATTTTAACGATCAGGACGTTTACGGACAGCGCGAGTGGTGCTTATTTGATGTTGGTCAATTGAACAGATTACTGAATGATATGACATGTCCCATGTGTGAAGACTCGTCGGTACAACTCTTCCTCGATGAAAAGATGGGACTGTCAAGAACGGTGGTGCTCAAATGCAAGCAGTGCACATACAGTAAATCTGAGAATTCATCTCCTAGGatttttgacagtgatagaggtgaTCGGCCCTTTGATGTGAACCAGAGAGCTGTTATGTTTTCCATGGAAGCAGGCGGTGGGTTTGCAGTACTCAACAAATTCTGTGCCATTTTTGGTATGCCTAATATGAGTGAGAACACATACCAACGTATCCACAAAGTGGCATGCAGTGTTTCTCGTGACACTTGTGACATTCTTCAGAGGAATGTGCACACAATTGTGAAAGACACTTACAATGAACTGCACCCAAGAGAACTTGATGCTGTTGAAGATTTCTATCATGAGGATGCTGAGTTAGGCTGTTGGGAAATTGATGATGGCATCCCTTGGATTGACGTAACTTTTGATGGGACATGGCAGCGCCGTGGCTTTGTTTCACATTATGGTGTGGGAGCTGTGATTGAGGTGATCACTGGATTTGTGATAGACTGGCATGTGTTGTCCACATATTGCCATATGTgcaaactgaaagaaaatgaaaacttgTCTGAGGCTCAGTGGAATGAGTGGATGGATGAGCATGAAGCAGAGTGCCAGCGCAACCACCATGCTTCAGCCAAGGCGATGGAGAGAGATGCTGCATTGTTTCTGTGGAACAACTCTGTGGAGAGGACCGGCTTTCGCTACAG GACTATGCTGTCTGATGGAGACTCCGCAGCCTTCAGTGCCGTGGAGAGGGCCAAGCCGTACGGGGACAACCGCCTGGTCACCAAGCTGGAATGCACAAACCATGTGCATAAGCGGATTGGAACTGCCCTACGAAAACTTGCCAAGGAAGAAAAACTGGGTGGCAAAGGATCTGGACGTCTCACTTTGCCTAAATGCAAAAGACTCCAGAACTACTTCCGAGGAGCCATATTAGACCCCTGCAACAAAACTGAAGACGACCTGCGCAATGCTGTTTGGGCAACGCTGTTCCACAGTGCATCAACAGATGAAGACCCCCATCACTTCAGGTGTCCACATGGCCCAGACAGCTGGTGCTTTTTCAACAAAGCTCTTTCTCTTGGTCAGCAACCTGGACCACATGCAGAAAATCTTGGCACAGCTGTGTCAAGAGAGGTGTTCAGCAAACTGGTGCCTCTCTACAAAAGAATGACCTCGTCACACCTACTAAAGAGAATCATgcacaaaaagacacaaaatgtAAATGAATCATTTCATTCACTGCTGTGGACAATTCTCCCAAAGAACCGTTTCTTTGGTAAACGTCGTGTGGAAGCAGCCGTTGCAAATGCTGTGGGGAAATTCAATCAGGGGAATAACCATCTCACAGAAATGATGAACATGTTCAGCATGGATGTTAATGAACATACtttggccattgtcagacagcaGGACAACACCAGACTGAAGAAAGCCGAGGCAACATCCCAGGAACAGTTTGTAATACATCGGCGTCGACAGCGTCTGCAGAATCAAGCCGCACAGGCTGAACAACAGGCTGAAGAAGGCCCTGTTTATGGCCCTGGGTTACTTGCAGATGAATGA